The proteins below come from a single Cylindrospermopsis raciborskii Cr2010 genomic window:
- a CDS encoding glycosyltransferase family 32 protein, whose protein sequence is MSKIPQIIHQIFFLGAAAVPEKYRRYQQTVLQNHPHWEYQFWDERKARGFMTDNYPWFLPVFDAYPHDIQRRDAIRYFILYHYGGFYLDMDVESIKPLDNLLADFELILSKLVGFSNAIMGSIPKHPLWLKVFEELKNRQHNSDHKIMPLYVGHSTGPIMLNDCVVGGKFDQNSNVLVCPGYIFEPGAPMELNGKIFKSHVNPETYTIHHMTTSWLPRKHQIARFLFGLMLEPYWFFRSLFKGKI, encoded by the coding sequence ATGAGTAAAATTCCCCAGATTATCCATCAAATTTTTTTTCTAGGAGCAGCAGCAGTACCGGAAAAATATCGACGTTATCAACAAACAGTTTTACAAAATCATCCCCATTGGGAATACCAATTTTGGGATGAACGCAAAGCTAGAGGATTTATGACAGATAATTATCCCTGGTTCCTACCAGTATTTGATGCTTATCCTCATGATATTCAGCGTCGTGATGCCATACGTTATTTCATACTCTATCACTATGGTGGGTTTTACTTAGATATGGATGTAGAAAGTATAAAACCACTGGATAATTTATTGGCAGATTTCGAGCTTATTCTATCCAAGTTGGTAGGTTTTAGTAATGCAATTATGGGTAGTATTCCCAAGCATCCTCTGTGGTTGAAAGTGTTTGAGGAATTAAAAAACCGTCAACATAACTCAGACCATAAAATAATGCCACTTTATGTTGGACATAGTACTGGACCAATTATGCTTAACGACTGCGTGGTTGGGGGTAAATTTGATCAAAATTCTAATGTTCTAGTCTGTCCAGGATATATTTTTGAGCCAGGTGCACCCATGGAACTTAATGGTAAAATCTTCAAGAGTCACGTTAACCCAGAGACTTATACTATACATCACATGACCACTTCTTGGTTACCTAGAAAACACCAAATAGCCAGGTTTTTATTCGGGTTGATGTTAGAACCATACTGGTTTTTTCGATCTTTATTTAAAGGCAAAATTTAA